The DNA region AAAAAGAAGATGGCCAAGAAAGCCAAAGACAAACAGACGGAGCAATTTCTGGAAGACATGAGCTTGCAAGATATGGGCTTCAAGTTGCTCGGACTCATCAGCGACAACCGCATGGACGAAGACCAGATGCGGATTATTTTAGCCTTCGTGATGAACCTCTTGTCACAACCCGGCGGGCCACCCGACAAGCCCTCTGCCTAATCACTTCTTGCGCGGCTTGCCTTTCTTTCCCGATTTGCCGTTGGATGGCGGTCGTTTGAAATACTCCATGTAATTAAGCAGTATCTTGCGCTCAGCCGGCGAAAAGTCAAGCAACTGCCGCAAGATGGCCAATCCGTTCACATCGGCGATGAGCTGTTGTATCTGATCCAAGAGCGAAGACGGGTCAATCGGCGGCATTTCACTGATTGGAATCCCCACAGCCACCGTAAAGATTTCGTGGGCATTCACGTCGAGCGCCATCGCCAGTTTCTTCACTGTTTGGACAGTCAGATTGTCAGACCTGCCTTTGCGGAGTCTCCCGATATAGCTATCGGTAAGACCACAGCGGTTGGCTAATTCTTTCGGCGTCAATTGCTTCTGGCGCATCAGCCGGTCAAGGTACTGTGCCAGGGTTTCCATTGGCCCATTCTACAAGCTATTTTCAGGGATGCAAGGTTTGCCCTATCTGAAAGACAGGGGTAAAGTGACTTTTGGTCCAGAAATCGCGTTTGAACTAAAAGTCGGCTGATTTAGGGATTTGTGGTGCAAAGCCGTAACTATCCAATATGCTGAAGCGCAAAGTCTCATCCCCCAACTTACCTAAGCTTAGACGTCCACTATCAGAGACAGAGATGGTGGCCTTTCGAGATGACTTGCGCGAAGCTGACAGAGAGGTTCAAGGGTACTTCAGAATCTACTATCTCATAGGGCTTATTGGAGTCGCAGCATGGATCATTAGTCCAGAGCCGAAACCTCTCCTGGTACTTGTACTCGGAAATGGAGGCTACAATGTTTATGCCCCGCTTGTTATTGCATTTCTGAATGCAGTCTCTATGACATACCTGCTTTACAAGAGCGTTGAAATACATGAGATTGCACAATTCATTTCGTACGGCAGTCCATCCGAGAGCGGGTTCATCGGTTGGGAAACGTGGCGGCGTAGCACAGCAAGCGCGACTCGATGGCCTCGGATACTATATGCACCCTTTTTAACGCTCGTCCCACTCCTCGTATCCACGTCACTGCTTTACGCCTCATGGCGTATCCTTCATACACCTGTTGACCATTTGCTTACAGCCGCGTCAACACTTGCTCTTATCATACCTAAAGCGGCTACGACAGCATCTGCCCCTTCTGCCCAATTTTCGGAGTCTCAGATTGAGGGCATCACAAACGTGTTCTCAATAGCACGAATTTTCCTCTACGCAATCATCTGTTTACATGTGATTCCAATCATTCTGATCTACTTTAACATAGTCAGAGTGCCGCGGCTCTGGTCTATGATCTGGTCAAATAAGTGGGACGCCACGAGAAAATAAGTGACAGGATCGACACGCCCGCTCATTGTAATCCTATATGCTTGCTCTGGGTCCAAAGGACACCAAGTGCTGGCTGAAAACTACTGCGAGCTTCTGCGAGCCGTAGGCATCCCCCCTATCATGGTAGATGTCTTAGCATTAGATAGCCACCGACGTTTCTCTGGAGCTAATGCGATCTACTTCTGGCTTTTGCGCAAAATGCCTTGGCTATGGCGATGGCTCTACCAGAACTGGTGCAACGTACCCGGAATCGATTGGGGTCGCCAATGGATATTACCAAGACTATTTCCTCAGACACATCACTTACTGGTGACTAGCGCGCCAGCACTTGTGATCTCCACACATCCCGTTGCCACGGCTATTGTAGATTATCTCAAGAGGATCGGGAGGCTCGAAACTTCGCTGTGGGTAGCCATTTCCGACTGGCATATTCAACCTTTTTGGCTGTTCCCTAGTGTAGACTGCTACCTAGTACCAACACAGGATCAACAAATCGATATTGAGCAAATCGGCGTCCCGAAAAGTAATATACTTGTAGTTGGAATGTTGCTTCGTAAAGACTACTATGCGCCTTTGGATAGAGAGTTGGCCCGTGCACATTTAAGACTGCCGTTTGGTGCACGTCTAATTGTAGCTATGGGAGGTGGTTCAGGATGGGGGTTGGAGAAGATAATCGAGGAGCTTATAAAACTTAATACAAGGCTGGTAGTAATTACTGGAAGTGCAGAACGGCAAATGCAAATACGCTCCTATTTGCGACATCTTGTGGATCACCAAGACTTGGAAGTCCTTGGATTTGTTGATCCCCTTCTATATCTTGTTGCAGCCGACTTGGTTATTACTAAACCTGGTGGGCTATCTACGGCAGAAGTGATCCAACTCCGAAAGCCCTTGATACTAGTAGAGCCAATGCCCGGACACGAAGAAGAGAATTATCGCATTCTGAGCAGAATTGGAATATGTGGCGTTACAAATACAGATGAACTGTTGCATTCCGCCAGAGCAGTTCTGGATAATCAGGCCATACCTAGGGAAATTTCACTGAGAGTAGAAACCATCTGCTCCAATACCACACCACAGTTAGTGCTTGAAAGTATCTGCGAGGCTCTAAGGAGAAGCCGCGCGGCACCACAGTTAGAATAGCCACAGGTTTTTTCTCTCTCATCAGAGGATTCGAAATCCAATGATGGTAGAGTCAAAAGGTCGGGAAAATATTCAACTATGGTTTGTCAATGTGTGACCATATGTGTGACCAAACAACTAAAGCCGCCTTGCGGCGGCTCCAATTGCTTGATTCTAAAGTGCGCCCGGCACGACTCGAACGTGCGACCTTTTGGTTCGTAGTCTAAAAGGCTTTGTATCCGCTCATTTCTTCATATCTCAAAACCTACAAATTCCCTTAGATTCTTGCTTGTTTTTGGGATATAGTTTCTCCCGCTGTCTCATAGTGTCTCGCTCCAATGTGGGGCATATGTGGGAGCACAATTCGGGAATCGCTTCGGGAGGCGATGATGGGGAAGACTCGATCAGGCTCTATTCGTGAGCGCAAGACCGTCTTTTTTGCGCGCGTAGCTTTCATTGACGGGCAGGGCAAGCGGCAGAAGATTGAACGCCAAGCCGGGACTCAAAAACAGGCCGGCGCCTACCTGAAAGAAATCCTTCAGGGTCTCTCGACTCGCAAGGCGATCAAGATTACATCGCAGAAAGTTCACGAGCGGCGCGGTGGCGTCTTCGCCCGCGTGACGTTTGTCGACGACAGCGGCCAGCGCCGCGAGATCGAGCGCCGGGCACGGAATCGCTCCGACGCGAAAGAGATCATCAAGGGGCTGCTGCGCGACCTCGACGATCACGGCGCGGAGCTGCTCGACGCCGCGCAGATGACCTTCAACGACCTGGCCGCTTACTACGAAAAGAATTATCTGATCGAGCCTGAATATGTGGAGGGTCGCAAGGTGGCGGGCTTGCGCTCACATCGGAGCCTGAAGACTTCTCTGGGCGTCCTGAGAGAGCACTTCGGCAGGCGCAAATTACGGAGCATCACGCATGAGGACTTGAAGCGGTTCAAGGCCGCGCGGCTGAAGACCAAGACGACGCGCAAGACGCGGCGCTCTATTACATCGGTCAACCGCGAGCTTGAGCTGATGCGCCGCGTGCTGCGGATCGCCCTGCGTAATGGCTGGATCAAGCGCAGCCCGTTCGACGTCGGCGACGCGCTGATCATGTCGAGCGACGAGAAGAAGCGCGAGCGGATTCTCACTCGCGACGAAGAAGAAAAGCTGCTGGCGGCCTGCACCGGCAAGCGCTCGCACCTGCGCGCCATCATCATCTGCGCGCTCGACACCGGCATGCGCCGCGGCGAGATGTTGAAGCTCCTGCCGGCTGATCTCGACTTCGAGAATCGCTTGATCACTGTCCGCGCCTTCAACACCAAAACGATGCGCGAGCGGACCGTCGCAATGACGGAGCGGCTGGCCGGCGAGCTGCTGGCCATCGTCGGGCGTCTGCCTGCGGGCGTCGAGGTGCCGCTGTTCGGCATCACCTCAGACTTCAAGCGGGCCTTCGTCGCGGCGCGCACTGACGCCGGGCTCCCGGATGTCCGCTTTCACGATCTCAGGCACACACACGCGACGAGGCTCGTCGGGGCACACATGCCGCTTTCTGAGGTGGGCCGGGCGCTCGGCCACACACAGGCGAATACTACTTTCAGGTATGTGAATGCCAACGTCGAGACGGCCCGGCGCGTCGCGGCGCTGCTGGATGAGTTCAACAAGTCGGTTGATGGGGGCAAGAAGCCTTTGATTAACTGATACGGGTTCGGCTCGCCTAACGCTGGCCTCATGAACCAGCGGACAGCGCGGAAATCCCGATCTGCGTTGGCGGGCCGGAACATTCGGGCGCTCGGCGGGAGGGCGATATGTCGGATCAGTCAAATGGGGATGGCCAGAAGGTCGAAGGCGAGGTTGTAGCTTCTCAAACATTCACGATTCGTTGTGACACCTTCTTTGTCCCTATTGATGAGTCGGAGAAAGAATTCATAGAGGAAATCTCAGGCGACAACCACGGGATCACGGGACGGTTGGGGCTGGCTGTGTATGTAGACGACGATCCGGTCTTTATCGTTTCGAACATTCATTACGCCGACCATTCTGATTGCGGGGAGTTCGGTGCGGCGCTCCGCTATCTTCAGGACCACATCAAACAAGAAATCACCGAATCGTTTGATCTGCTCTGGTTCGAGGGGCAGATGTTTCCTTTCGTGGATAATAACGCGATCAAGGTTTGGTCGTCTGCGATGGCCAAGGTATTCAAGAAGAGGGTCGCACAACGCATGAAGGATTGGGCCGCGCGCTCTCCCCTTTCTGGTGATGATGCGCAAAAGAAAATTCAGTTTGCCCACCTCTATCCGACACTCCGCGCCCAGTGGCAATATGCCGAAATCGTTTATAAGGCGTGGCAGAATGAAGCCAGCAGACTCAGGAAGCTAAATATCGAGCCTGCCGATTGGAAGAAAAGAATTCTCGAAAAATATGCCGATATGCCAGATGACTTGCTCGATCAATTGGCTGGCCATCCAGACGAATACTCCCGAAAGCCTGCCCACCTTGCCGCGGCGCATACGGCCCGCGTTTGCGGGTTCTTAGGTGGATTGAGCTACAGAAGATACATGAGGATTCGCCAGGAAGGTGAGGCCCTTAGAAGTGCCGTCGAAAGCGATCCCCCGGATGGCACTCAGTTAGAGAAATAGCTGCCGTCTGATTGACAAGCCTTCAACGACACTCAATCTGTTATTCGACTGCCGGCATTTGCTTCGTTTTTAGTAGCAGCATGCAGGCCGTCTGACTGCCGTTCTACACCTCAGATTTAATTTCATATACACCAATTCAGGGCTGTCTTAATCTACCGTCGCCGGATGTCTCTCGCTGAGTCGGGACATCCGGCGGCGATTTCTTTTTTAAGGAGCATCATCGATGAGCAGTGATTCAACCGAAGTGATGGACCAGCCGGCGGGCTTGCCTCTCAAAGTCTGCTACTCCGTCGATGATGCGGTGGCGGCGACCGGGTTGAGCCGGGCAACGCTTTACCGCTCGATGGCTGCCGGGGATTTGAGCTATTCGCAGGTGGGCACTCGCCGGCGCTTCTTGCCTGAGCATCTGACGGCTTTCTTGAAGCGGCTGGAGAAGAATGGCCCCAAAAAATAGGGAAGGGCGACGTGGCGCGTCGCCCCAGGTTGTCAATTGCCACTCGGCCCCCAGGCGTTGAGGTTTGACAATGGGTAACATATCACACCCGCCCATCCGTGGCGTAGCAATTTCCCCTGATCATTCTCCGGCCATCTTCATTGCTGTTGACGCGCGGGTTGCCGTCGTAGGACCTGGTAAGGGACAAGCTGCTTAATGGCGAGCGACGGCGGTAATCCGGTTGATTTCATTTTATCGAAGCTGCGGCAGAAGAAGCGCAGCGGACGCAGCTGGGTCGGCTTATGCCCCGCTCATGATGATAAACGATTCAGTCTGAGCGTGACGCGCGGTGGTGATGGCCGCGCGCTGCTCAACTGCCATGCCGGATGCTCTATTGACTCGATCTGTGAAGCTCTCGGCATATCTAAGGCGGACCTCTTTACCGATGCCCCACCGCCGAAGCCGCAGAGAACCGGCTGGGAAATTGTCGCCACCTACGACTATCACGACCGCTCGGGCGGGCTCCTCTATCAGCACGTTCGCTATCGCAATAAACAATTCACCTGGCGCGCCCCCGACGGGCAAGGCGGCTGGCGGTATGGGCTGTATGCGGCATGGTTCGAGCGTTGGAATGACGGCGACTGGCGCGCGGCCAAAGACGGGAGCAAAAACGTTTTTGATGATCCCGGCAAAAGACCTCATGCTGATGCCCGGTGGTTCGGTGAAGTCAAAAGGACGGCGCTTTACAAAGAGGCGCGACTGATCGAAGCAGGGCCGGGCTCGGTGATCCTGTACGTTGAAGGCGAAAAGGACGCCGACACGGGCACAAGGCTTGAGTTTGTTGCTACCACCGCCGGCGGCGCTTCTGATTGGCGCGTTGAATTTGCCGGGCGCTTCGCGCAATTGAATCTCGTTATCATTCCCGACAATGACCAGGCGGGTGAGCGGCTCGCGGCAAAGGTGGCTG from Blastocatellia bacterium includes:
- a CDS encoding helix-turn-helix domain-containing protein — encoded protein: METLAQYLDRLMRQKQLTPKELANRCGLTDSYIGRLRKGRSDNLTVQTVKKLAMALDVNAHEIFTVAVGIPISEMPPIDPSSLLDQIQQLIADVNGLAILRQLLDFSPAERKILLNYMEYFKRPPSNGKSGKKGKPRKK
- a CDS encoding glycosyltransferase encodes the protein MLAENYCELLRAVGIPPIMVDVLALDSHRRFSGANAIYFWLLRKMPWLWRWLYQNWCNVPGIDWGRQWILPRLFPQTHHLLVTSAPALVISTHPVATAIVDYLKRIGRLETSLWVAISDWHIQPFWLFPSVDCYLVPTQDQQIDIEQIGVPKSNILVVGMLLRKDYYAPLDRELARAHLRLPFGARLIVAMGGGSGWGLEKIIEELIKLNTRLVVITGSAERQMQIRSYLRHLVDHQDLEVLGFVDPLLYLVAADLVITKPGGLSTAEVIQLRKPLILVEPMPGHEEENYRILSRIGICGVTNTDELLHSARAVLDNQAIPREISLRVETICSNTTPQLVLESICEALRRSRAAPQLE
- a CDS encoding site-specific integrase, which produces MMGKTRSGSIRERKTVFFARVAFIDGQGKRQKIERQAGTQKQAGAYLKEILQGLSTRKAIKITSQKVHERRGGVFARVTFVDDSGQRREIERRARNRSDAKEIIKGLLRDLDDHGAELLDAAQMTFNDLAAYYEKNYLIEPEYVEGRKVAGLRSHRSLKTSLGVLREHFGRRKLRSITHEDLKRFKAARLKTKTTRKTRRSITSVNRELELMRRVLRIALRNGWIKRSPFDVGDALIMSSDEKKRERILTRDEEEKLLAACTGKRSHLRAIIICALDTGMRRGEMLKLLPADLDFENRLITVRAFNTKTMRERTVAMTERLAGELLAIVGRLPAGVEVPLFGITSDFKRAFVAARTDAGLPDVRFHDLRHTHATRLVGAHMPLSEVGRALGHTQANTTFRYVNANVETARRVAALLDEFNKSVDGGKKPLIN
- a CDS encoding helix-turn-helix domain-containing protein, whose amino-acid sequence is MSSDSTEVMDQPAGLPLKVCYSVDDAVAATGLSRATLYRSMAAGDLSYSQVGTRRRFLPEHLTAFLKRLEKNGPKK